A stretch of Dyella sp. BiH032 DNA encodes these proteins:
- the coxB gene encoding cytochrome c oxidase subunit II, which produces MTSGGIRIKARWAKICALFAGAAWIDQAIANPEPGQLNMTRGVTEWSPVPYFLNNVALGVCIVIGIVVFGAMFVAMFRFRKSRGAVAEKWSHNTTLEVIWTTIPVIILIVLAYLATGGLKTFADTTGSQMTVKVTGYQWKWRYDYVDYQGKAIEKVGFMSKLDKESDETRQLKSGMDPNAVKVDGYNTYLLNVDEPLVVPTGTKIRFVITAGDVIHSWWVPALGWKMDAIPGIVNAAWTNIKEPGVYRGQCAELCGQDHGFMPIVVKAVPKAEFEQWLAQKQQAAQPQPPAAPAAPAAASSAAAPKTAQAAVPASNPQG; this is translated from the coding sequence GGATCAAGGCACGATGGGCGAAGATCTGCGCGCTGTTCGCTGGCGCAGCCTGGATTGACCAGGCCATCGCCAACCCGGAACCCGGTCAGCTGAACATGACGCGCGGCGTGACCGAATGGTCCCCGGTGCCGTACTTCCTCAACAACGTCGCCCTGGGTGTCTGCATCGTCATCGGCATCGTGGTGTTCGGCGCGATGTTCGTGGCGATGTTCCGCTTCCGTAAGTCGCGCGGCGCGGTGGCCGAGAAGTGGTCGCACAACACCACGCTCGAAGTGATCTGGACCACCATCCCGGTGATCATCCTGATCGTGCTGGCCTACCTGGCCACCGGCGGCCTGAAGACGTTCGCCGACACCACCGGCTCGCAGATGACCGTGAAGGTCACCGGCTACCAGTGGAAGTGGCGCTACGACTACGTCGACTACCAGGGCAAGGCGATCGAGAAGGTCGGCTTCATGTCCAAGCTGGACAAGGAAAGCGACGAAACCCGCCAGCTCAAGTCGGGCATGGACCCGAACGCCGTCAAGGTCGACGGTTACAACACCTATCTGCTCAATGTGGACGAGCCGCTGGTGGTTCCCACCGGCACCAAGATCCGCTTTGTGATCACCGCCGGCGACGTCATCCACTCCTGGTGGGTGCCCGCGCTGGGCTGGAAGATGGACGCCATCCCCGGCATCGTCAATGCGGCCTGGACCAACATCAAGGAGCCTGGCGTGTACCGTGGCCAGTGCGCCGAGCTGTGCGGCCAGGACCATGGCTTCATGCCGATCGTGGTGAAGGCGGTGCCGAAGGCCGAGTTCGAGCAGTGGCTGGCGCAGAAGCAGCAGGCCGCGCAGCCGCAACCGCCGGCCGCTCCGGCCGCGCCTGCCGCCGCTTCGAGCGCCGCCGCGCCCAAGACCGCGCAGGCCGCCGTCCCGGCGTCGAACCCCCAGGGCTGA
- the ctaD gene encoding cytochrome c oxidase subunit I, whose translation MAHAATHDHHDDHHGAPKNFFVRWCMSTNHKDIGTLYLVFSLLMFFLGGSFAMVIRAELFKPGMQLVQPYFFNEMTTMHALVMIFGAVMPAFVGLGNWMIPLMIGAPDMALPRMNNLSFWILPFAFALLLSTLFLPGGGPAGGWTMYPPLSLQGDSVAYVVFAVHLMGISSIMGAINIIATILNMRAPGMDLLKMPVFVWSWLITAFLLIAVMPVLAGAVTMLLTDKYFGTSFFNAAGGGDPVLFQHIFWFFGHPEVYIMILPAFGLISEIIPAFARKPIFGYKAMVFAIASIAFLSFIVWAHHMFAVGLPLGGEIFFMYATMLIAVPTGVKVFNWVSTMWGGSMTFETPMLFAVAFVILFTIGGFSGLMLALAPADFQYHDSYFVVAHFHYVLVTGAIFAIIAGTYYWLPKWTGHMYSEFWGKVHFWNSVVWVNVLFFPQHFLGLAGMPRRIPDYNVAFANFNMISSIGGFLFGASQLIFLGVIVHAVWFSKKKATDRVWEGAKGLEWTVPSPAPYHTFELPPVIHDDELAHGHVED comes from the coding sequence ATGGCCCACGCAGCCACCCACGATCACCACGACGACCACCACGGCGCGCCGAAGAACTTCTTCGTGCGTTGGTGCATGTCCACCAACCACAAGGACATCGGCACGCTGTACCTCGTGTTCTCGCTGCTGATGTTCTTCCTCGGCGGCAGCTTCGCGATGGTGATCCGCGCCGAGCTGTTCAAGCCCGGCATGCAGCTGGTGCAGCCGTACTTCTTCAACGAAATGACCACGATGCATGCGCTGGTCATGATCTTCGGCGCGGTGATGCCGGCCTTCGTGGGCCTGGGCAACTGGATGATCCCGCTGATGATCGGTGCGCCGGACATGGCGCTGCCGCGCATGAACAACCTGTCGTTCTGGATCCTGCCGTTCGCCTTCGCGCTGCTGCTGTCCACCCTGTTCCTCCCGGGCGGCGGCCCGGCCGGCGGCTGGACCATGTATCCGCCGCTCTCCCTGCAGGGCGATTCGGTGGCCTACGTGGTGTTCGCTGTCCACTTGATGGGTATCAGCTCGATCATGGGCGCGATCAACATCATCGCGACCATCCTCAACATGCGCGCGCCGGGCATGGACCTGCTGAAGATGCCGGTGTTCGTGTGGAGCTGGCTGATCACGGCGTTCCTGCTGATCGCGGTGATGCCGGTGCTGGCCGGCGCGGTGACCATGCTGCTCACCGACAAGTACTTCGGCACCAGTTTCTTCAATGCCGCCGGCGGCGGTGACCCGGTCCTGTTCCAGCACATTTTCTGGTTCTTCGGGCACCCCGAGGTGTACATCATGATCCTGCCGGCGTTCGGCCTGATCTCTGAGATCATCCCGGCGTTCGCCCGCAAGCCCATCTTCGGCTACAAGGCGATGGTGTTCGCGATCGCCTCGATCGCCTTCCTGTCGTTCATCGTGTGGGCGCACCACATGTTCGCGGTGGGCCTGCCGCTGGGCGGCGAGATCTTCTTCATGTACGCCACGATGCTGATCGCGGTGCCCACCGGCGTGAAGGTGTTCAACTGGGTCAGCACCATGTGGGGCGGCTCGATGACCTTCGAGACCCCGATGCTGTTCGCCGTGGCCTTCGTGATCCTGTTCACCATCGGCGGCTTCTCCGGCCTGATGCTGGCGCTGGCCCCGGCCGACTTCCAGTACCACGACTCGTATTTCGTGGTGGCGCATTTCCACTACGTGCTGGTGACCGGTGCGATCTTCGCGATCATCGCGGGCACCTACTACTGGCTGCCGAAGTGGACCGGCCACATGTACAGCGAGTTCTGGGGCAAGGTGCACTTCTGGAACAGCGTGGTGTGGGTGAACGTGCTGTTCTTCCCGCAGCACTTCCTGGGCCTGGCCGGCATGCCGCGCCGCATCCCGGACTACAACGTCGCGTTCGCCAACTTCAACATGATCAGCTCGATCGGCGGTTTCCTGTTTGGCGCCTCGCAGCTGATCTTCCTGGGCGTGATCGTCCATGCCGTGTGGTTCTCCAAGAAGAAGGCCACCGACCGCGTATGGGAAGGCGCGAAGGGCCTGGAGTGGACCGTGCCGTCGCCGGCGCCGTACCACACCTTCGAGCTGCCGCCGGTGATCCACGACGACGAGCTGGCCCACGGGCACGTCGAAGACTGA
- a CDS encoding cytochrome c oxidase subunit 3 translates to MGQQQGAYFVPTKSSWPIVAAVVMFVTVFGAAHWLNAQPGEAGFGKTVLTVGFVGILGMFFGWFRSVIRESLAGNYNSQVDTSFRMGMMWFIFSEVMFFGAFFGALFYARIYSVPWLGGEGHGVLTHQFLWSDYAAAWGANGGGGPARIGGDFQTVAPWGLPLLNTLILLTSSVTITIAHHALKAGHRGKLLVFLALTVLLGATFLYFQAHEYIEAYKELNLTLQSGVYGSTFFMLTGFHGMHVTLGTIMLAIIWFRCAKGHFSKDHHFGFEAVAWYWHFVDVVWLGLFMFVYIL, encoded by the coding sequence ATGGGTCAGCAGCAAGGCGCTTATTTCGTACCGACCAAGAGTTCATGGCCGATCGTGGCCGCGGTCGTCATGTTCGTCACCGTCTTCGGTGCCGCGCACTGGCTGAACGCGCAGCCGGGCGAGGCCGGGTTCGGCAAGACGGTGCTGACGGTTGGTTTCGTCGGCATCCTCGGCATGTTCTTCGGCTGGTTCCGCTCGGTGATCCGCGAATCGCTGGCCGGCAACTACAACAGCCAGGTGGACACCTCGTTCCGCATGGGCATGATGTGGTTCATCTTCTCCGAAGTGATGTTCTTCGGCGCCTTCTTCGGCGCGCTGTTCTATGCACGCATCTACTCGGTGCCGTGGCTGGGCGGCGAAGGCCACGGCGTGCTGACCCACCAGTTCCTGTGGAGCGACTACGCGGCCGCCTGGGGTGCCAACGGCGGCGGCGGTCCGGCCCGCATCGGCGGCGATTTCCAGACCGTGGCGCCGTGGGGCCTGCCGCTGCTGAACACGCTGATCCTGCTCACCTCCAGCGTGACCATCACCATCGCGCACCATGCGCTGAAGGCCGGCCATCGCGGCAAGCTGCTGGTGTTCCTGGCGCTGACCGTGCTGCTGGGCGCGACCTTCCTGTACTTCCAGGCCCACGAGTACATCGAGGCCTACAAGGAGCTCAACCTGACGCTGCAGAGCGGCGTCTACGGCTCCACGTTCTTCATGCTCACCGGCTTCCACGGCATGCACGTGACGCTGGGCACGATCATGCTGGCGATCATCTGGTTCCGCTGTGCCAAGGGCCACTTCAGCAAGGACCACCACTTTGGTTTCGAGGCGGTGGCCTGGTATTGGCACTTCGTGGACGTGGTGTGGCTCGGCCTGTTCATGTTCGTCTATATCCTCTGA
- a CDS encoding twin transmembrane helix small protein has translation METIYKYALVILLLVVLFNLGQALYFMMTDKDGSKRTVWALTRRIGLSVLLILMVVFGIWMGWLHPHGVGR, from the coding sequence GTGGAAACCATCTACAAATATGCGCTGGTGATTCTTCTGCTGGTGGTGTTGTTCAACCTCGGCCAGGCGCTGTATTTCATGATGACCGACAAGGACGGCAGCAAGCGCACGGTGTGGGCATTGACGCGCCGCATCGGGCTCTCGGTGCTGCTCATCCTGATGGTCGTCTTCGGCATCTGGATGGGCTGGCTGCACCCGCACGGCGTGGGCCGCTGA
- a CDS encoding SURF1 family protein, producing the protein MSLLRRPRWWAVLLTLAGVLLFLRLGAWQLHRADEKEALLRRYAAAEQGPVREFAAVGETPPADAFPRVRVAGEFLPGRTYLLDNPKHDQRGGVEVYAPFRPDGKERLLLVDLGFLPGNGTDQSPQLPPLPEGRKELTGFYQPAPGVGFEMGGDALARQAHWPKTTVYLDLDQVSKDLGTSLYPRVLALEPDASSIYVREHTPDFSAMPPARHRAYAFQWFTFAAVAVVMFLFLHRKRKATSGDAQ; encoded by the coding sequence ATGAGCCTGCTGCGGCGTCCCCGCTGGTGGGCCGTGCTGCTGACGCTGGCCGGCGTGCTGCTTTTCCTGCGTCTGGGCGCGTGGCAGCTGCACCGCGCCGACGAGAAGGAAGCACTTCTGCGTCGCTATGCCGCAGCGGAGCAGGGGCCTGTGCGCGAATTTGCCGCGGTGGGCGAAACCCCGCCGGCCGATGCGTTTCCGCGCGTGCGCGTGGCGGGCGAATTCCTGCCGGGCCGTACATACCTGCTGGACAATCCCAAGCACGATCAGCGCGGCGGCGTGGAGGTCTACGCGCCCTTCCGGCCGGACGGCAAGGAGCGCCTGCTGCTGGTGGATCTGGGCTTCCTTCCTGGCAACGGCACGGACCAGTCGCCGCAGCTGCCGCCCCTGCCCGAAGGCCGGAAGGAGCTCACCGGTTTCTATCAGCCCGCGCCGGGCGTGGGTTTCGAGATGGGGGGCGATGCGCTCGCGCGCCAGGCCCACTGGCCGAAGACCACCGTCTATCTGGACCTCGACCAGGTGTCGAAGGATCTGGGCACGTCGCTCTATCCGCGCGTGCTGGCGCTCGAGCCCGACGCTTCGTCCATCTACGTGCGCGAGCACACGCCGGATTTCAGCGCGATGCCGCCGGCGCGCCATCGCGCCTATGCCTTTCAATGGTTCACCTTCGCCGCGGTGGCGGTGGTGATGTTCCTGTTCCTGCACCGCAAGCGCAAAGCGACTTCGGGGGATGCGCAATGA
- a CDS encoding COX15/CtaA family protein yields the protein MPSRSVKILRSLALLAAVFAFGVVMFGAFVRLSNAGLSCPDWPTCYGKATWPQHSHEIAQANEAFPDRPYETHKAWREQVHRFLAGTLGMLVFALALVASWRRPWARYAVIVSAILAAVGVSMYMRGEHAVSSIVSAFAIGLPLLAALRLGRPGAWRISVLAFGVIIFQAMLGMWTVTLLLKPIVVMGHLLGGITTFALLAYAALRFAGVSARDDAYADLRRFVTVGIVLLVAQIALGGWTSANYAALACGTDFPTCLGQWVPPTDFKEGFVLWRGVGVNYEGGVLDMAARSAIQVAHRIGALVVFCYLAWLAQRATRRGLRGFGLAIAVVLVAQVLLGISNVHFGLPLPVATAHNGVAALLLLVLLATLARTQRRHDDAMFQSL from the coding sequence ATGCCCTCCCGTTCCGTGAAGATCCTCCGCAGCCTGGCCCTGCTCGCCGCGGTATTCGCCTTCGGCGTGGTGATGTTCGGCGCCTTCGTGCGCCTGTCCAATGCCGGCCTCTCCTGCCCGGACTGGCCGACCTGCTACGGCAAGGCCACGTGGCCGCAGCATTCGCACGAGATCGCCCAGGCGAACGAGGCATTTCCCGATCGTCCCTACGAGACGCACAAGGCCTGGCGCGAGCAGGTGCATCGCTTCCTCGCCGGGACGCTCGGCATGCTGGTGTTCGCGCTGGCGCTGGTGGCGAGCTGGCGGCGGCCGTGGGCGCGCTATGCGGTGATCGTGTCGGCCATCCTCGCCGCGGTAGGCGTGAGCATGTACATGCGCGGCGAACATGCTGTGTCGTCGATCGTCTCCGCCTTCGCCATCGGCCTGCCTTTGCTGGCCGCGTTGCGTCTCGGCCGCCCCGGCGCGTGGCGCATCAGCGTGCTCGCCTTCGGAGTGATCATCTTCCAGGCGATGCTCGGCATGTGGACGGTGACCCTGCTGCTCAAGCCCATCGTGGTGATGGGCCACCTGCTCGGCGGCATCACCACCTTCGCGCTACTCGCGTACGCTGCGCTGCGCTTCGCCGGCGTGAGCGCGCGCGACGACGCTTATGCGGACCTGCGCCGCTTCGTGACGGTGGGCATCGTCCTGCTGGTGGCGCAGATCGCCTTGGGCGGCTGGACCTCCGCCAACTACGCGGCGCTCGCCTGCGGCACGGACTTCCCCACCTGCCTGGGCCAGTGGGTCCCGCCCACCGACTTCAAGGAAGGCTTCGTGCTGTGGCGCGGCGTGGGCGTGAACTACGAGGGCGGTGTGCTCGACATGGCCGCGCGCAGTGCCATCCAGGTCGCGCACCGCATCGGCGCGCTGGTGGTGTTCTGCTACCTGGCCTGGCTGGCACAGCGCGCCACGCGCCGCGGCTTGCGCGGCTTCGGCCTGGCCATCGCCGTGGTGCTGGTGGCGCAGGTGCTGCTGGGCATCAGCAATGTGCACTTCGGCCTGCCGCTGCCGGTGGCGACCGCGCACAATGGGGTGGCGGCCCTGCTGCTGCTCGTGCTGCTGGCGACACTGGCGCGCACGCAGCGCCGGCACGACGATGCCATGTTCCAGAGCCTGTGA
- the cyoE gene encoding heme o synthase gives MNPFNEYLELTKPRVVALLVFCAVIGMFLAVPGVPPWRALVFGTLGIWLASASAAAFNHLIDQRIDKLMARTAHRPLATGHLSPRQVLVFALALGVVSMLILVLLVNPLTALLTFGGLIGYAVIYTAYLKRATPQNIVIGGLAGAIPPVLGWTAVTGELHAFALQLCLIIFVWTPPHFWALAIFRRDDYSRAQVPMLPVTHGVVYTRWHVLFYTVLLFLVTLLPALTGYSGLIYLGGAVVLGAGFLFYAIRLLNPPDEFFAMKVFNYSIVYLMALFAFLLADHWLADPLIQPQGMVFQRAA, from the coding sequence ATGAACCCATTCAACGAATACCTGGAGCTGACCAAGCCGCGCGTCGTCGCGCTGCTGGTGTTCTGCGCCGTGATCGGCATGTTCCTGGCCGTGCCCGGCGTGCCGCCGTGGCGTGCGCTGGTGTTCGGCACGCTGGGCATCTGGCTGGCATCGGCTTCCGCGGCGGCATTCAATCACCTGATCGACCAGCGCATCGACAAGCTGATGGCGCGCACGGCGCATCGCCCGCTCGCCACCGGCCATCTCTCGCCGCGGCAGGTACTGGTGTTCGCGCTCGCGCTGGGCGTGGTGTCGATGCTGATCCTGGTGCTTCTCGTGAACCCGCTGACAGCGTTGCTCACCTTCGGCGGACTGATCGGCTACGCGGTGATCTATACCGCCTACCTCAAGCGCGCCACGCCGCAGAACATCGTCATCGGCGGGCTCGCCGGGGCGATTCCGCCCGTGCTCGGCTGGACTGCCGTGACTGGCGAGCTGCATGCGTTCGCGCTGCAGCTGTGCCTGATCATCTTCGTGTGGACGCCGCCGCATTTCTGGGCGCTGGCGATCTTCCGCCGTGACGATTACTCGCGTGCGCAGGTGCCGATGCTGCCGGTGACGCACGGGGTGGTGTACACGCGCTGGCACGTGCTGTTCTACACGGTGCTGCTGTTCCTGGTGACGCTGCTGCCCGCGCTCACCGGCTACAGCGGGCTCATCTATCTCGGCGGCGCCGTCGTGCTCGGCGCGGGTTTCCTGTTTTACGCGATCCGGTTGCTCAATCCGCCGGACGAGTTCTTCGCGATGAAGGTGTTCAACTACTCCATCGTGTACCTCATGGCCCTGTTCGCCTTCCTGCTGGCCGACCACTGGCTGGCGGACCCGCTGATCCAGCCGCAGGGCATGGTGTTCCAGCGCGCGGCCTAG
- the mgtA gene encoding magnesium-translocating P-type ATPase: protein MIKHSTHTVAAKATGKSAGAPVRVAVALEAFRHNEALFAALDTSAAGLDAEQIAERLDRDGANEVSHEKAPHWSRQLLRAFKNPFIIVLLFLAVVQLFTDGDDLTGPIIVAVMVGISVLLSFTQEYRSSKAAEKLKAMVRNTATVTRRAEDGHSERIEVPVGELVAGDIVHLAAGDMVPADLRLFSAKDLFISQAILTGESLPVEKAAPTPAQISEEAAPGAQDNPLDLPTICYMGTNVVSGSASAVVVATGPRTYLGSLAHTIVGQRVQTSFDRGVNSVSWLLIRFMLVMVPIVFAINWYDKGNFLEAFLFAISVAVGLTPEMLPLIVTANLGKGAIAMSKRKVVVKRLNAIQNFGAMDVLCTDKTGTLTLDKIVLERHLDLYGEESDEALEYGYLNSRFQTGLKNLMDKAVLEHRDLETVAQQYRIVDEIPFDFQRRRMSVVVRHGDGDELLVCKGAVEEMLSICDHAKAGDEILPMTDAMRADIKAMTRGLNEDGLRVLVVAVKHQPPAGRAYGVADEAGLTAVGCLAFLDPPKDSAATAIAALHHHGVEVKVITGDNEAVTRKICREVGLDVQHSAQGKHIEPLNDQELDELVKRTTVFAKMSPLQKARVVKSLQRQGHTVGFLGDGINDAPALREADVGISVDTATDIAKESADIILLEKNLMVLEEGVIEGRITFGNIIKYIKMTASSNFGNMFSVLVASAFLPFLPMLPLQILVLNLLYDISQLSIPFDRMDDDYLRKPRKWDASDIGRFMVWIGPVSSIFDITTFLLLWYVFGANGTEHQSFFQSGWFVESLLTQTLIVHMIRTKRIPFMQSVAAAPVLGLTTAIIVIGLLVPFTGVGTKIGMMPLPPVYFAWIGLTVLTYCVLTQLVKLVYIRRYGRWL, encoded by the coding sequence ATGATCAAGCATTCCACTCATACTGTCGCCGCCAAGGCGACCGGCAAGAGCGCCGGCGCGCCCGTCCGCGTGGCCGTCGCGCTGGAAGCGTTCCGCCATAACGAAGCGCTGTTCGCGGCACTGGATACCAGCGCGGCCGGCCTCGACGCCGAGCAGATCGCCGAGCGCCTGGACCGCGACGGCGCCAACGAGGTCTCGCACGAGAAGGCGCCCCACTGGTCGCGCCAGCTGCTGCGCGCGTTCAAGAACCCCTTCATCATCGTGCTGCTCTTCCTGGCCGTGGTGCAGCTGTTTACCGATGGTGACGACCTGACCGGGCCGATCATCGTCGCGGTGATGGTAGGCATCAGCGTGCTGCTGAGCTTCACGCAGGAGTACCGCTCGTCCAAGGCGGCCGAGAAGCTCAAGGCCATGGTGCGCAACACCGCCACGGTGACGCGCCGCGCCGAGGACGGCCACAGCGAGCGCATTGAAGTGCCGGTGGGCGAGCTGGTCGCGGGCGACATCGTGCACCTGGCCGCGGGAGACATGGTGCCGGCCGACCTGCGCCTGTTCAGCGCCAAGGACCTGTTCATCAGCCAGGCCATCCTCACCGGCGAATCGCTGCCGGTGGAGAAGGCCGCGCCAACACCCGCGCAGATCTCCGAGGAGGCCGCGCCGGGTGCGCAGGACAATCCGCTGGATCTGCCGACCATCTGCTACATGGGCACCAACGTGGTCAGCGGCAGCGCCAGCGCGGTGGTGGTGGCGACCGGTCCGCGCACCTACCTGGGCTCGCTCGCGCACACCATCGTCGGCCAGCGCGTGCAGACCAGCTTCGACCGCGGCGTGAACAGCGTCAGCTGGCTGCTGATCCGCTTCATGCTGGTGATGGTGCCGATCGTTTTCGCGATCAACTGGTACGACAAGGGCAATTTCCTGGAGGCCTTCCTGTTCGCGATCTCGGTCGCCGTGGGCCTGACGCCGGAGATGCTGCCGCTGATCGTCACCGCCAACCTGGGCAAGGGCGCCATCGCCATGTCCAAGCGCAAGGTGGTGGTCAAGCGGCTCAACGCGATCCAGAACTTCGGCGCGATGGACGTGCTGTGCACCGACAAGACCGGCACGCTCACGCTGGACAAGATCGTGCTGGAGCGCCACCTCGACCTGTACGGCGAGGAGTCGGACGAGGCGCTGGAATACGGCTATCTCAACAGCCGCTTCCAGACGGGCCTGAAGAACCTGATGGACAAGGCCGTGCTGGAGCACCGCGACCTGGAGACCGTCGCGCAGCAGTACCGCATCGTCGACGAGATCCCGTTCGACTTCCAGCGCCGCCGCATGTCGGTGGTGGTGCGCCATGGCGACGGCGACGAGCTGCTGGTGTGCAAGGGCGCAGTAGAAGAAATGCTGTCGATCTGCGACCACGCCAAGGCCGGCGACGAAATCCTGCCGATGACCGACGCGATGCGTGCGGACATCAAGGCGATGACGCGCGGTCTCAACGAGGACGGCCTGCGTGTGCTGGTGGTGGCGGTGAAGCACCAGCCTCCGGCCGGCCGTGCCTACGGCGTAGCCGACGAGGCCGGCCTCACCGCCGTCGGCTGCCTGGCCTTCCTCGATCCGCCGAAGGACTCGGCCGCCACCGCCATTGCGGCGCTGCATCACCACGGCGTGGAAGTGAAGGTGATCACCGGCGACAACGAGGCGGTGACGCGCAAGATCTGCCGCGAAGTGGGCCTGGACGTCCAGCACTCGGCGCAGGGCAAGCACATCGAGCCGCTGAACGACCAGGAGCTGGACGAACTGGTCAAGCGCACGACGGTATTCGCCAAGATGTCCCCGCTGCAGAAGGCGCGCGTGGTCAAGTCGCTGCAGCGCCAGGGCCATACCGTGGGCTTCCTCGGCGACGGCATCAACGACGCGCCGGCGTTGCGCGAGGCGGACGTGGGCATTTCGGTGGATACCGCCACCGACATCGCCAAGGAGTCGGCCGACATCATTCTGCTGGAAAAGAATCTGATGGTGCTGGAGGAGGGCGTCATCGAGGGGCGCATCACCTTCGGCAACATCATCAAGTACATCAAGATGACCGCCAGCTCCAACTTCGGCAACATGTTCTCGGTGCTGGTGGCGAGCGCGTTCCTGCCGTTCCTGCCGATGTTGCCGCTGCAGATCCTGGTGCTGAACCTGCTGTACGACATCTCGCAGCTGTCGATTCCGTTCGACCGCATGGACGACGACTACCTGCGCAAGCCGCGCAAGTGGGATGCCAGCGACATCGGCCGCTTCATGGTGTGGATCGGCCCGGTCAGCTCGATCTTCGACATCACCACGTTCCTGCTGCTGTGGTACGTGTTCGGCGCGAACGGTACGGAGCACCAGTCGTTCTTCCAGTCCGGCTGGTTCGTGGAGAGCCTGCTCACGCAGACGCTGATCGTGCACATGATCCGCACCAAGCGCATCCCGTTCATGCAGAGCGTGGCGGCCGCGCCGGTGCTCGGCCTGACCACCGCGATCATCGTGATCGGCCTGCTGGTGCCATTCACCGGCGTGGGTACGAAGATCGGCATGATGCCGCTGCCGCCGGTGTACTTCGCCTGGATCGGCCTGACCGTGCTGACCTATTGCGTGCTCACGCAGCTGGTCAAGCTCGTCTATATCCGCCGCTACGGCCGCTGGCTTTGA